A genomic region of Leptolyngbya sp. NIES-2104 contains the following coding sequences:
- a CDS encoding Uma2 family endonuclease, translating into MTLLETQISLNTWIPAAWEEFVKIADDPASSKLKGYYYEKRMRFESMSTGSDHSNDHAVIGFALIFFAAQRQIPMTAKDGCSFRRPGIEEFQPDFSYYIGENADAIPWGTRVIDLNLYPLPNLVIEVSDTSLSDDLGEKRLQYEDLGIPEYWSLNVQKAQILAFSFASDGSIRRIRESIVLPGLKLDILEQALQRCRQENQSMVTAWLMTQFQTH; encoded by the coding sequence ATGACTTTACTCGAAACTCAAATCTCGCTCAATACGTGGATTCCTGCTGCTTGGGAGGAGTTTGTCAAAATCGCGGATGATCCCGCTTCAAGCAAGCTCAAGGGATATTACTATGAAAAAAGGATGAGATTTGAATCGATGTCTACCGGCTCTGACCACTCAAACGATCACGCTGTCATTGGGTTCGCTCTGATCTTCTTTGCGGCTCAGCGTCAGATTCCAATGACAGCTAAAGACGGGTGTTCTTTTCGCAGACCTGGAATCGAAGAGTTTCAGCCCGATTTTTCCTACTACATTGGTGAGAATGCCGATGCCATTCCTTGGGGCACAAGAGTGATTGATCTGAATCTCTATCCGCTACCGAACTTAGTCATTGAGGTTTCAGATACATCGTTGTCTGACGATTTGGGTGAGAAACGCTTGCAATATGAGGATTTAGGCATTCCTGAGTATTGGAGTCTGAATGTCCAAAAGGCTCAAATTCTTGCGTTTTCGTTTGCTTCTGATGGAAGTATTCGGCGAATTCGCGAATCGATCGTGCTTCCTGGGTTAAAGCTCGATATTTTGGAGCAAGCTTTACAGCGTTGCCGTCAAGAAAATCAATCGATGGTGACTGCATGGCTCATGACTCAGTTTCAAACTCACTAG
- a CDS encoding PAS domain-containing protein has protein sequence MVEHSRSSDSYEVYLHPYSEGQSAELSEPKLTYSQVLERLQQTEAALRNAEARFERFEQGSRDGFWDWNIITNQWYVSNRWKELRGIAADETLSDSVSVWCETVHPEDRDRVLDHFHGYIAQGSGQYSDEYRILRSDDTIVWVLDRGQAVWDATGRAIRVTGSQTDITKLKHTEDALEESQLIYKTLADTMPQMFWITQPNGYHEYFNQRWYDYTGTHPGETDGEGWQNCFYREDAEKANVVWQHCLRTGEPYTVEYRLRNAKTGEYRWHLGKALPLRDADSNIIRWYGSCTDIHDQKMLIEQRANALERERAARLEQEKANRIKDEFLAVVSHELRSPLNPILGWVRLLRTRKMSDTQIQQALETIERNAKLQSQLIEDLLDVSRILRGKLALIFAPVNLVTVVEAAIETVRLPAQAKNIQIQTRLNSTFTNVSGDFNRLQQIVWNLLSNAVKFTPENGTIVIELSSRDSMIALQVTDTGKGIAPEFLPHVFEQFRQADSSITRQFGGLGLGLAIVRHIVERHHGRISVDSSGENLGATFTVELPLLTTSVQPPLAAIDRIPDDQLTGLSILVVDDEADARDLLGFLLEQQGAKITIAHSAEDARSKLAEMQPNVLVSDLGMPGEDGFQLIRQLRAQGWNTPAIAVTAYAREEDRQAALAAGFQAHVTKPIEPTELFKAIRSAVRD, from the coding sequence ATGGTGGAACATTCTCGATCGAGCGATTCGTATGAGGTCTACTTGCACCCTTATTCTGAGGGTCAGAGCGCAGAATTGTCTGAGCCAAAGTTAACCTACTCGCAAGTCTTAGAGCGACTCCAGCAAACCGAAGCAGCCCTACGAAACGCTGAAGCACGATTTGAACGATTCGAGCAGGGCAGTCGAGACGGGTTTTGGGATTGGAATATCATCACGAATCAATGGTATGTGTCCAATCGCTGGAAAGAACTACGCGGCATTGCAGCCGATGAAACCCTTTCCGATTCCGTCTCTGTCTGGTGCGAAACGGTGCATCCAGAAGACCGCGATCGCGTTCTCGATCATTTTCACGGCTACATCGCTCAAGGATCAGGACAGTACAGCGATGAATATCGAATCTTACGGAGCGACGATACGATCGTTTGGGTACTCGATCGCGGTCAAGCGGTTTGGGACGCTACCGGACGAGCGATTCGAGTGACTGGCTCACAAACTGATATTACAAAACTAAAACACACAGAAGACGCATTAGAAGAAAGCCAACTGATTTATAAAACGCTGGCAGACACAATGCCGCAAATGTTTTGGATCACACAGCCCAACGGATATCACGAATACTTTAATCAACGCTGGTACGACTACACAGGAACACATCCCGGTGAAACCGACGGTGAAGGCTGGCAAAACTGCTTCTACCGTGAAGATGCTGAAAAAGCTAACGTAGTTTGGCAACATTGCCTCAGGACCGGCGAACCTTATACCGTTGAATATCGCTTAAGAAATGCGAAAACCGGAGAATACCGCTGGCATCTCGGAAAAGCTCTTCCACTGCGCGATGCAGACAGCAATATTATTCGGTGGTATGGTTCTTGTACCGACATTCACGATCAGAAAATGCTGATCGAACAACGTGCAAATGCACTGGAGCGAGAACGGGCAGCTCGTCTAGAACAAGAAAAAGCCAACCGGATCAAAGATGAATTTCTCGCCGTCGTTTCCCACGAGTTACGCTCCCCCCTCAATCCGATCTTAGGCTGGGTCAGACTGCTCAGAACTCGCAAAATGAGCGACACCCAAATTCAACAAGCCTTAGAAACGATCGAGCGAAACGCCAAACTGCAATCCCAACTGATCGAAGATCTGCTCGATGTCTCCAGAATCCTACGGGGTAAATTAGCCTTGATTTTTGCACCTGTGAACCTGGTGACTGTCGTCGAAGCCGCGATCGAAACCGTTCGCCTTCCTGCCCAAGCCAAAAACATCCAAATTCAAACCCGGTTAAATTCCACATTCACGAACGTTTCCGGCGACTTCAACCGCCTTCAGCAAATTGTCTGGAACCTTTTATCCAACGCTGTAAAATTCACTCCTGAAAACGGCACGATCGTGATCGAGCTTTCTAGCCGAGATTCGATGATTGCGCTGCAAGTAACCGACACCGGAAAAGGCATCGCCCCCGAATTTTTACCGCACGTCTTTGAGCAATTCCGTCAAGCCGACAGCAGCATCACTCGACAGTTCGGCGGATTGGGACTTGGACTTGCGATCGTGCGTCACATTGTCGAACGCCATCATGGTCGAATCAGCGTTGATAGTTCCGGTGAAAATCTCGGTGCAACCTTTACCGTTGAGCTACCGTTACTCACTACTTCAGTGCAGCCGCCACTTGCCGCGATCGATCGCATTCCTGACGATCAACTCACCGGACTTTCGATTCTAGTTGTCGATGATGAAGCCGATGCGAGAGATCTTCTGGGATTTCTACTCGAACAACAAGGGGCAAAAATTACGATCGCTCATTCTGCTGAAGATGCTCGATCGAAACTGGCAGAAATGCAGCCGAATGTTTTGGTTAGTGATCTGGGAATGCCTGGAGAAGACGGCTTTCAACTGATTCGACAGTTACGCGCTCAAGGTTGGAACACTCCAGCGATCGCGGTGACTGCCTACGCCCGTGAAGAAGATCGACAAGCCGCCCTTGCTGCCGGATTTCAAGCACACGTCACCAAACCGATCGAACCCACCGAACTTTTTAAAGCCATTCGATCGGCGGTTCGTGATTAG
- a CDS encoding folylpolyglutamate synthase/dihydrofolate synthase family protein has translation MPNLDTIQKIEALLQSYERFGVHLGLEASLKLLTDLGNPHEQVPVIHVAGSNGKGSVCAYLSSILTGSGYRTGRYTSPHLIDWTERICINNQSIEPEALYRSLLKVQAKVDPNCSPTQFEVLTAAMWLYFAEQKVDIAVIEVGLGGRLDATNVIEHPLVSVIVSISREHWQRLGSTLSKIAFEKAGILKSNCPAVIGQLPPEARSVIDRRIADLDCPVIYPEPARSIDGWAHKDHFKYQLPLQGEIQLHNSALAIAAIEFLRQQNWNISDHAIVNGIQNTTWAGRMQWYDWNGNRILIDGAHNPASAEALRQYVDQIGKAPIQWVMGMLSTKDHADIFKALLRSQDSLFLVPVPDHSSADPTELASLAAELCPDLRTCQIYPDVPTALKTAIGQPELTVFCGSLYLIGDFFKQQRS, from the coding sequence ATGCCAAATTTGGACACGATTCAAAAAATAGAAGCGCTATTGCAATCTTATGAGCGCTTCGGAGTTCATCTTGGGTTAGAAGCGAGTCTAAAGTTACTGACAGACTTGGGAAACCCGCATGAGCAAGTGCCAGTGATTCATGTGGCGGGCAGTAACGGTAAAGGTTCTGTTTGTGCGTATCTTTCATCGATTTTGACTGGATCAGGCTACAGAACGGGACGCTATACTTCACCGCATTTGATCGATTGGACTGAGCGAATTTGTATCAACAATCAATCGATCGAGCCTGAAGCGTTGTATCGATCGCTCTTGAAAGTTCAAGCTAAAGTTGATCCGAACTGTTCCCCTACTCAGTTTGAAGTGTTGACTGCTGCAATGTGGCTGTATTTTGCAGAACAGAAGGTCGATATTGCAGTGATCGAAGTCGGATTAGGCGGGCGATTAGATGCAACGAATGTGATCGAACATCCGTTAGTGAGCGTGATTGTTTCAATTAGTCGAGAACATTGGCAACGATTAGGGTCTACTTTGTCAAAGATTGCTTTTGAAAAAGCTGGAATTTTGAAATCTAACTGTCCGGCAGTGATTGGACAATTACCACCGGAAGCGAGGAGCGTGATCGATCGACGAATTGCCGATCTCGATTGTCCCGTCATTTATCCCGAACCTGCTCGATCGATCGACGGTTGGGCACACAAAGATCATTTCAAGTATCAGTTACCGCTACAAGGCGAAATCCAATTACACAATTCTGCATTAGCGATCGCAGCAATTGAATTTCTCAGACAGCAGAATTGGAACATTTCTGATCATGCGATCGTGAATGGTATTCAAAATACTACTTGGGCAGGACGGATGCAGTGGTATGACTGGAACGGAAATCGAATTCTAATTGACGGCGCACACAATCCAGCAAGCGCAGAAGCGTTACGGCAATACGTGGATCAAATCGGGAAAGCCCCGATTCAATGGGTTATGGGAATGTTATCGACCAAAGATCACGCGGATATTTTCAAAGCATTATTGCGATCGCAAGACTCACTTTTTCTAGTCCCTGTACCGGATCATAGTTCCGCCGATCCAACTGAACTCGCCAGCCTCGCAGCAGAACTTTGCCCAGACCTTAGAACCTGTCAAATTTATCCAGATGTTCCAACCGCATTGAAAACTGCGATCGGGCAACCGGAACTCACGGTGTTTTGCGGTTCGCTCTACCTAATTGGGGACTTTTTTAAGCAGCAGCGATCGTGA
- the thrB gene encoding homoserine kinase, with product MSTVTVRVPATTANLGAGFDCVGAALTLYNEFKFSEIDTGLKITATGTEADRVSLGTSNLVYQAFVKLFDRIGRTVPTIQLDIKMEVPLARGLGSSATVIVGGLVGANELAGSPLSQAEIAEFATEIEGHPDNVVPALIGGCRLAASGLDRAWEICGLAWHSSIIPIVAIPNFELSTAEARSVLPTTYSRADAIFNTAHLGLLIRGLESGNADWLKAALQDRIHQPYREKLIKGYDKVRTAAIESGAYGMVISGAGSTVLALAHQEKAETVNAAMEKAWTELGIGVQVKNLAIDPHGTSLI from the coding sequence ATGTCTACTGTTACTGTTCGCGTTCCTGCAACGACTGCTAATCTGGGTGCAGGTTTTGATTGTGTGGGAGCTGCTCTCACACTGTATAACGAGTTCAAATTTTCCGAAATTGACACCGGATTAAAGATCACAGCAACGGGAACAGAAGCCGATCGCGTTTCTCTGGGCACAAGTAATCTGGTTTATCAGGCGTTTGTGAAATTATTCGATCGCATCGGTCGAACAGTTCCCACGATTCAACTCGATATCAAAATGGAAGTTCCACTCGCACGCGGTTTGGGAAGTTCTGCAACTGTGATCGTCGGTGGATTAGTTGGCGCGAATGAACTTGCTGGATCACCGCTATCTCAAGCTGAAATTGCAGAATTCGCCACTGAAATCGAAGGACATCCAGATAATGTTGTGCCTGCATTGATCGGAGGCTGTCGATTAGCGGCATCGGGTCTCGATCGGGCTTGGGAAATTTGCGGTTTAGCTTGGCATTCGAGCATTATCCCGATCGTGGCAATTCCGAATTTTGAACTCTCAACGGCTGAGGCTCGAAGTGTTCTACCGACGACTTATAGTCGTGCAGATGCCATCTTCAACACAGCACATTTAGGATTGTTGATTCGTGGATTAGAAAGCGGGAATGCTGACTGGTTAAAGGCAGCATTGCAAGACCGAATCCACCAACCGTATCGCGAAAAGTTGATTAAAGGCTATGACAAGGTGAGAACCGCCGCGATCGAGTCTGGTGCTTACGGCATGGTGATTAGTGGAGCCGGATCGACTGTCTTGGCATTGGCGCATCAAGAAAAGGCTGAAACGGTGAATGCTGCAATGGAAAAGGCGTGGACAGAATTAGGAATTGGAGTGCAGGTGAAAAATTTAGCGATCGACCCTCACGGCACAAGCTTGATCTAG
- the psb35 gene encoding photosystem II assembly protein Psb35, protein MNLLLEVATKPGMQFPASFTAVYVVGFIAAVTFGSLAWYNSKRPVGWEDKERPDIVPEVQKEETPGL, encoded by the coding sequence ATGAACCTTCTATTAGAAGTTGCAACGAAGCCCGGAATGCAGTTTCCGGCGTCTTTTACCGCTGTTTATGTCGTTGGATTTATTGCAGCCGTGACCTTCGGTTCGCTGGCTTGGTACAACTCAAAGCGCCCGGTCGGTTGGGAAGATAAAGAACGTCCCGATATCGTTCCTGAAGTCCAGAAGGAAGAAACTCCTGGTCTTTAA